In one window of Arthrobacter pascens DNA:
- a CDS encoding Nramp family divalent metal transporter, protein MAVTTLSKRQATGRKWSRLLLMGPAFVAAIAYVDPGNVAANLTAGANYGYLLIWVLVAANAMAVLVQYQSAKLGLATGLSLPEILGKRLGNGRRRLFWVQAEVVAGATDMAEVIGGAVALNLLFGLPLLAGGIIIGLASMLLLALQSARGQKSFEYAILILLGVIAVGFVSGLFVNPPDAGSALNGLVPRFEGTDTVLLAAGMLGATVMPHAIYLHSALARDRHGFSEDPAVRTRLIRATRFDVAGALLLAGVVNIAMLLLAASSLRGIEGTDTIAGAHAAVTSALGPAIGVVFAIGLLASGLASTSVGCYAGATIMGGLLKFRIPLLTRRIITLIPALAILGLGVEPTLALVLSQVLLSFGIPFALIPLIRLTGNREVMGIHTDSWALKLAGWTSATLIVGLNCILIVLTITGQS, encoded by the coding sequence ATGGCAGTTACCACCCTTTCGAAACGACAGGCGACTGGCCGCAAATGGTCACGCCTGCTGCTGATGGGCCCTGCCTTCGTAGCCGCCATTGCCTACGTGGACCCCGGAAACGTTGCCGCGAACCTGACCGCCGGCGCGAACTACGGCTATCTGCTCATATGGGTCCTCGTCGCCGCAAACGCGATGGCCGTCCTGGTGCAGTACCAGTCCGCCAAGCTCGGACTGGCCACTGGACTGAGCCTTCCCGAGATCCTCGGCAAGCGACTCGGCAACGGACGCCGCAGGCTCTTCTGGGTCCAGGCCGAGGTTGTGGCCGGGGCGACGGACATGGCGGAAGTCATCGGCGGGGCTGTGGCGCTTAACCTGCTGTTCGGACTCCCCCTGCTGGCAGGAGGCATCATCATCGGCCTGGCCTCCATGCTGCTTCTTGCACTGCAATCAGCCCGGGGCCAGAAGTCATTCGAATACGCCATCCTGATCCTTCTGGGAGTCATCGCCGTCGGGTTCGTCTCAGGCCTCTTCGTGAATCCACCCGACGCAGGAAGTGCACTGAACGGGCTCGTGCCGCGTTTTGAAGGCACCGATACTGTCCTTCTTGCCGCCGGCATGCTCGGCGCCACGGTGATGCCGCACGCAATCTACCTCCACTCCGCCCTGGCCCGGGACAGGCACGGCTTTTCCGAGGATCCGGCCGTGCGGACACGCCTGATCCGGGCCACACGATTCGATGTTGCCGGCGCCCTCCTGCTGGCCGGCGTCGTTAATATCGCCATGCTCCTGCTGGCCGCTTCCAGCCTCCGCGGGATCGAGGGAACCGACACGATCGCCGGAGCCCACGCCGCCGTCACGTCAGCATTGGGCCCGGCCATCGGCGTCGTCTTCGCGATCGGCCTGCTGGCATCGGGGCTGGCATCCACCTCGGTCGGGTGTTACGCCGGGGCCACCATCATGGGCGGACTGCTCAAGTTCAGGATCCCGCTGCTGACCCGCCGCATCATCACACTGATCCCGGCCCTGGCGATTCTTGGCCTTGGCGTCGAACCGACCCTCGCCCTGGTCCTCAGCCAGGTCCTGCTCAGCTTCGGCATCCCGTTCGCCCTAATCCCGCTCATCCGGCTCACCGGCAACCGCGAGGTCATGGGTATCCACACCGACTCCTGGGCACTCAAGCTCGCCGGTTGGACCAGTGCCACGCTCATCGTCGGACTCAACTGCATCCTCATCGTCCTGACCATCACCGGCCAGTCCTGA
- a CDS encoding FdhF/YdeP family oxidoreductase has product MTSKNPRVEEPDEAKIEVTGHPKTWAAGIPGVYHSMKPAIEHMGPDRARKTLLALNQKDGFDCMSCAWPDPGHRKTFEFCENGAKAVTWEATPVVIGSEFWAEHPVSELRERTEYWLGMQGRLTEPVHKPAGEDHYRPVSWEQAFSILADKLTGLPSPDQATFYTSGRTSNEAAFLYQLFVRAYGTNNLPDCSNMCHESSGWAMGQTIGIGKATISYDDFAKADLIIIMGQNPGTNHPRMLTALEEAKEAGCEIVAVNPLPEAGLMRYKNPQNVKGIVGRGTQIADQFVQVRIGGDMALLQAVSKRVLDAEAKNPGTVLDHQFLEEHCQGLAELQGHLAGLDEAAVLEATGLRVEEIDELAARYLKADKVIITWAMGITQHKKAVATIKEIINLLLLRGNMGKPGAGASPIRGHSNVQGDRTMGIWEQMPPAFLDALSREFSFEPPRNHGVDSVETIRQMRDGGIKVFVGLGGNLVGAISDTQAAVAAMENTELSVQISTKLNRSHTVTGTEALILPTMGRTEIDMQESGPQFVSVEDTVCAVHPSQGTVRPVAPGLLSEVAIVSRLARKVVGDSIKADWAGFEKNYDLIRDHISHVVAGCEDYNRKIRQEGGFVLPHGPRDSRTFNTPTGKAMLTVNELEHVERPAGTLILQSMRSHDQFNTTIYGHNDRYRGIKKGRDVVFVNPGDLAELGLRDGQYVDVHGVYKDNAERVLRNFRVVSYPTAVGCAAAYYPEANVLVPLDSVAEGSQTPVSKAVIVRLEPAREPAPA; this is encoded by the coding sequence GTGACGAGCAAGAACCCGCGGGTCGAAGAACCTGACGAGGCAAAAATCGAAGTCACCGGCCACCCGAAGACGTGGGCCGCAGGCATCCCCGGCGTCTATCACTCGATGAAGCCCGCCATTGAACACATGGGTCCGGACAGGGCACGGAAAACCCTGCTGGCCCTGAACCAGAAGGACGGCTTTGACTGCATGAGCTGTGCCTGGCCGGATCCAGGCCACCGCAAGACCTTCGAGTTCTGCGAGAACGGCGCTAAAGCCGTCACCTGGGAGGCCACGCCGGTGGTGATCGGCTCCGAGTTCTGGGCGGAACACCCGGTCAGTGAACTGCGGGAGCGGACCGAATATTGGCTGGGCATGCAGGGCCGGCTCACGGAGCCGGTGCATAAGCCGGCGGGCGAGGACCATTACCGCCCGGTCAGCTGGGAGCAGGCGTTCTCCATCCTCGCGGACAAGCTGACGGGCCTGCCCAGCCCGGACCAGGCCACCTTCTACACCAGCGGCCGGACCTCCAACGAAGCCGCGTTCCTGTACCAGCTGTTCGTCAGGGCGTACGGGACCAACAACCTGCCCGACTGTTCCAACATGTGCCACGAATCGTCGGGCTGGGCGATGGGCCAGACCATCGGCATCGGCAAGGCCACCATCTCCTACGACGACTTCGCGAAGGCTGACCTGATCATCATCATGGGGCAGAACCCGGGCACCAACCACCCGCGGATGCTGACGGCGCTGGAGGAGGCAAAGGAAGCCGGCTGCGAGATCGTGGCCGTAAACCCGTTGCCGGAAGCCGGGCTGATGCGGTACAAGAACCCGCAGAACGTCAAGGGGATCGTGGGCCGCGGCACGCAGATCGCGGATCAGTTCGTGCAGGTCCGGATCGGCGGGGACATGGCCCTGCTCCAGGCGGTTTCCAAACGGGTCCTCGACGCCGAAGCCAAGAATCCGGGGACAGTGCTGGACCACCAGTTCCTCGAGGAACACTGCCAGGGGCTCGCGGAACTGCAGGGCCACCTTGCCGGCCTGGACGAGGCCGCTGTCCTGGAGGCCACCGGACTGCGTGTCGAGGAGATCGACGAGCTCGCCGCCCGCTACCTCAAGGCGGACAAGGTCATCATCACGTGGGCCATGGGCATCACCCAGCACAAAAAGGCTGTGGCCACCATCAAGGAGATCATCAACCTCCTGCTGCTCCGCGGCAACATGGGCAAACCCGGCGCGGGTGCCTCGCCCATCCGCGGGCACAGCAACGTCCAGGGCGACCGCACCATGGGTATCTGGGAGCAGATGCCGCCGGCATTCCTGGACGCCCTGAGCAGGGAGTTCAGCTTTGAGCCGCCGCGGAATCACGGCGTGGACTCTGTGGAAACCATCCGGCAGATGCGCGACGGCGGGATCAAGGTTTTCGTCGGACTCGGCGGAAACCTCGTGGGAGCCATTTCAGACACCCAGGCTGCCGTGGCCGCGATGGAAAACACCGAGCTTTCGGTCCAGATCTCCACGAAACTCAACCGGTCGCATACTGTCACCGGCACCGAAGCGCTGATCCTGCCGACCATGGGCCGCACGGAAATCGATATGCAGGAATCCGGACCGCAGTTCGTATCCGTGGAGGACACTGTCTGCGCCGTTCACCCGTCACAGGGCACGGTCCGGCCGGTGGCGCCGGGGCTGTTGTCCGAGGTGGCGATCGTCAGCAGGCTGGCCCGCAAAGTGGTGGGCGATTCGATCAAGGCCGACTGGGCCGGGTTCGAAAAGAACTACGACCTCATCCGGGACCACATCTCGCACGTGGTGGCCGGCTGCGAGGACTACAACCGGAAGATCCGGCAGGAGGGCGGCTTCGTGCTGCCCCACGGGCCCCGGGATTCGCGGACGTTCAACACGCCCACCGGCAAGGCCATGCTCACGGTTAACGAGCTGGAGCATGTGGAGCGCCCGGCGGGAACGCTGATTCTGCAGAGCATGCGTTCCCACGACCAGTTCAACACCACCATCTACGGCCATAACGATCGCTATCGGGGTATCAAGAAGGGACGCGACGTGGTCTTCGTGAACCCCGGGGACCTCGCCGAACTGGGGCTCCGCGACGGGCAGTACGTGGATGTCCACGGCGTGTACAAGGACAACGCGGAGCGGGTGCTGAGGAACTTCCGGGTGGTTTCGTATCCCACGGCGGTTGGTTGCGCGGCCGCCTACTATCCTGAGGCCAACGTGCTGGTCCCGCTGGACAGCGTTGCCGAGGGAAGCCAGACGCCGGTGTCCAAGGCAGTGATCGTCCGGTTGGAGCCTGCCAGGGAGCCCGCGCCCGCGTAG
- a CDS encoding RecQ family ATP-dependent DNA helicase has translation MSESTAPGADAPGTADALRALAASAFSLPQLRNGQLAGMTALVNGRDVLAVMPTGYGKSAIYQVAAAHLLRGGGIPGSGAEESGTVGTGTRPGPAVVVSPLIALQEDQLDGLTGALGPHAAVAINSAHSDRQVENDWQAVEDGSATFLFLAPEQLAKQETVERLAALDIALFVVDEAHCVSSWGHDFRPDYLSLGSVRERLGDPPVAALTATASPPVREEIAERLRMRNPLILVHGFDRPNISLAVVRHQEDKAKRRAVVEQVTERAGAGPGAGGKSPGLLYAATRKDTEKYAAKLAGNGLRAEAYHAGRRAADRERIHEQFMDGRLDVVVATTAFGMGIDKPDVRFVIHADIPESLDAYYQEIGRSGRDGRPAAAVLHYRAEDLGLRKFFGTRAPDGESLLAILKILRRADGPVPKPSLAELTGFPARRVTALLNQLQEAGALKTGKRGVRLTSKAKLPALVRRAVELAEARQRMDQSRITMMRGYAETDGCRRQFLLGYFGEDLPQPCGNCDSCQASPRDRESIDDGVPGAVEPAEPFPLQSAVVHNDWGPGLVMRHEDDVITVLFEQEGYKTLSRTAVLENGLLRRA, from the coding sequence ATGTCCGAGTCCACAGCCCCAGGTGCCGATGCACCCGGCACCGCCGATGCCCTCCGTGCACTCGCGGCTTCCGCTTTTTCCCTGCCGCAGCTCCGGAACGGCCAGCTGGCCGGAATGACGGCCCTGGTGAACGGCCGCGACGTCTTGGCCGTGATGCCCACCGGCTACGGCAAGTCGGCCATCTACCAGGTGGCCGCCGCCCACCTGCTCCGCGGCGGCGGTATCCCCGGAAGCGGGGCTGAGGAGAGCGGCACCGTAGGGACCGGCACCCGGCCTGGTCCCGCCGTCGTGGTTTCACCGCTCATCGCCCTGCAGGAAGACCAGCTGGACGGACTGACCGGGGCGCTGGGCCCGCACGCCGCCGTCGCCATTAACTCTGCACACAGCGACAGGCAGGTGGAAAACGACTGGCAGGCTGTTGAAGACGGCAGCGCCACCTTCCTCTTCCTGGCGCCGGAGCAGCTGGCCAAGCAGGAGACCGTGGAACGGCTCGCAGCCCTGGACATTGCCCTGTTTGTGGTGGATGAGGCCCACTGCGTCTCCTCCTGGGGACACGACTTCCGCCCGGACTACTTGAGTCTCGGCAGCGTCCGCGAGCGCCTGGGCGATCCGCCGGTGGCCGCGCTCACCGCCACCGCCTCGCCGCCCGTGCGGGAGGAGATCGCCGAACGGCTCCGCATGAGGAACCCGCTGATCCTGGTACACGGGTTCGACCGGCCCAACATCAGCCTGGCGGTGGTCCGGCACCAGGAGGACAAGGCCAAGCGGCGCGCCGTGGTGGAGCAGGTGACGGAACGTGCTGGCGCCGGTCCCGGGGCAGGCGGAAAGTCGCCCGGGTTGCTCTACGCCGCCACGCGCAAGGACACCGAGAAGTACGCCGCCAAGCTGGCCGGGAACGGACTGCGCGCCGAGGCGTACCACGCCGGCCGCAGGGCGGCCGACCGTGAACGGATCCACGAGCAGTTCATGGACGGCCGCCTGGACGTGGTGGTTGCCACCACCGCGTTCGGGATGGGAATCGATAAGCCCGACGTCCGGTTCGTGATCCACGCGGACATTCCGGAGTCCTTGGACGCCTACTACCAGGAGATCGGCCGGTCCGGCCGGGATGGCCGGCCCGCGGCCGCGGTCCTGCACTACCGCGCCGAGGATCTGGGCTTGCGCAAGTTTTTCGGAACCCGCGCCCCCGACGGGGAATCCCTGCTGGCCATCCTCAAAATCCTCCGCCGGGCCGACGGTCCGGTGCCCAAACCCTCGCTGGCCGAACTCACCGGCTTCCCTGCCCGGCGCGTCACCGCACTGCTCAACCAGCTGCAGGAAGCGGGTGCCCTCAAGACCGGTAAGCGGGGCGTCCGGCTCACGTCCAAAGCGAAGCTGCCCGCCCTGGTGCGCCGCGCCGTCGAGCTCGCCGAAGCCCGCCAGCGCATGGACCAGTCCCGGATCACCATGATGCGCGGCTATGCCGAGACGGACGGCTGCCGCCGTCAGTTCCTGCTGGGCTATTTCGGTGAGGACCTCCCGCAGCCGTGCGGCAACTGCGACAGCTGCCAGGCCTCGCCCAGGGACCGGGAAAGCATCGACGACGGCGTGCCCGGCGCCGTCGAGCCTGCCGAGCCGTTCCCGCTCCAGTCCGCCGTGGTCCACAACGACTGGGGACCGGGCCTGGTGATGCGGCACGAGGACGATGTGATCACGGTGCTGTTCGAGCAGGAGGGGTACAAGACACTGTCACGCACCGCGGTGCTGGAGAACGGGCTTCTAAGACGGGCGTAG
- a CDS encoding MFS transporter: protein MSNQSRTSLAVAGLSLGTALNPLNSSMIAVALVVLRADFSLDVATVTWVITSFYLSSAAGQPLMGRLADRFGARRMFMLGMGLVAVTCAFAPFSPNFAVLCVVRAVMALGTAAAYPSAVVMVGGIAREAGMETARPLGRIQMANTSAAAVGPVVGGLLVGAVGWQALFLINVPLALAALLIVRQVAPRDGARERGTVAELVRASDIPGILGFVTSLLLMMMALLNVLPDYRWWLLGAGTVIAALFVWRELRFTQPFLDLRLLGRNRPLMIVYLCFAVFSSAYYFVFFGLPQLLQEAAGYNPGVVGLLMLPLAAMSVVATPWAVRAMSRFGVRRVLIYGVVLLAAAGALMWTLTSSLAIPLVLALTAIMGVPYGAVSVASNQGMFVSTTPQERGVAAGIFQTCRYVGAITATVLIGVFGADGVDQASWGLMVTAMVVLSVLVFPVTLLWRERTV from the coding sequence GTGAGCAACCAATCGCGGACCAGTCTGGCCGTCGCCGGCCTCAGCCTGGGCACGGCGCTGAACCCCTTGAATTCATCCATGATTGCCGTGGCGCTGGTGGTGCTCCGCGCGGATTTCAGCCTCGACGTTGCCACTGTTACCTGGGTGATCACGTCCTTCTACCTCAGTTCAGCGGCAGGGCAGCCCCTGATGGGAAGGCTGGCGGACAGGTTCGGTGCCCGCCGGATGTTTATGCTGGGCATGGGGCTGGTCGCTGTGACCTGCGCTTTTGCCCCGTTCTCACCGAACTTCGCAGTCCTCTGCGTGGTCCGGGCCGTGATGGCACTGGGCACCGCAGCTGCCTATCCGAGCGCTGTCGTGATGGTCGGAGGAATTGCCCGTGAGGCCGGCATGGAAACGGCCCGTCCCTTGGGCCGCATCCAAATGGCCAACACCTCCGCGGCCGCCGTGGGCCCCGTCGTTGGAGGCCTCCTGGTCGGGGCCGTCGGCTGGCAGGCCTTGTTCCTGATCAACGTGCCATTGGCGCTTGCGGCCTTGCTGATCGTGAGGCAGGTTGCGCCGCGGGACGGGGCCCGGGAGCGGGGAACCGTGGCCGAGCTGGTGCGGGCCTCGGACATTCCGGGCATCCTGGGCTTCGTCACGTCGCTCCTGTTGATGATGATGGCCCTGCTCAATGTGCTGCCCGATTACCGCTGGTGGCTGCTCGGCGCGGGAACAGTCATCGCGGCCCTGTTTGTTTGGCGGGAGTTGCGGTTCACCCAGCCGTTCCTTGATCTTCGGCTCCTGGGGCGCAACCGGCCGCTGATGATCGTGTATCTGTGCTTCGCCGTTTTCAGCAGCGCCTACTATTTCGTGTTCTTCGGCCTGCCGCAGTTGCTCCAGGAAGCGGCCGGTTACAATCCGGGAGTCGTGGGACTGCTCATGCTGCCGCTTGCCGCCATGTCCGTCGTGGCGACGCCCTGGGCCGTCCGCGCGATGAGCCGGTTCGGCGTGCGGCGGGTGCTGATTTACGGCGTGGTACTCCTGGCTGCCGCCGGCGCCCTGATGTGGACGCTGACCAGTTCGCTGGCCATTCCGCTGGTACTGGCGCTCACTGCCATCATGGGCGTGCCCTACGGGGCGGTCAGCGTCGCCTCCAACCAAGGCATGTTCGTGTCAACAACGCCCCAGGAACGGGGGGTTGCCGCCGGGATCTTCCAGACCTGCCGCTATGTCGGCGCCATCACGGCCACCGTGCTGATCGGGGTGTTTGGGGCCGACGGCGTGGATCAGGCGAGCTGGGGCCTTATGGTCACGGCCATGGTTGTCCTGAGCGTTTTGGTGTTTCCGGTGACGCTGCTGTGGCGCGAACGGACAGTCTAA
- a CDS encoding GNAT family N-acetyltransferase — protein MSDATIRHNPERERFEVLVAGNVIGKAAYKEYDAGAAPQRIFYHTVINEEYGGQGLAGRLARVALDATVEAGLQIVPVCPFIKKFISKHPEYADRTTATTPAHLEFLNDALAPRARA, from the coding sequence ATGAGTGATGCCACTATCCGCCACAACCCGGAACGAGAGCGGTTTGAAGTGCTCGTGGCCGGCAACGTGATCGGAAAGGCAGCGTACAAAGAGTACGACGCCGGTGCCGCGCCGCAGCGGATTTTCTATCACACGGTGATCAATGAGGAATACGGCGGCCAGGGGCTCGCGGGCAGGCTGGCCAGGGTGGCGCTGGATGCGACGGTGGAAGCGGGACTGCAGATCGTGCCGGTGTGCCCGTTCATCAAGAAGTTCATCAGCAAGCACCCCGAATATGCGGACCGCACCACAGCCACCACGCCTGCCCACCTGGAGTTCCTGAACGACGCCCTGGCTCCCCGCGCGCGGGCGTAG
- a CDS encoding DUF6457 domain-containing protein, which translates to MTTDNEARVLDEWSHRLAQALQILDLEVDQELLLDLARKSADSVIHAAAPVTTFLVGYAAGLDAGTGSAGSKESSSASVAKAAGIAFQLCEDGHDGGPASKGWADTAQ; encoded by the coding sequence ATGACCACTGACAACGAAGCGCGGGTCCTGGACGAGTGGAGCCACCGGCTGGCCCAGGCACTGCAGATCCTCGATCTGGAAGTGGACCAGGAACTGCTCCTCGATCTCGCCCGGAAATCTGCCGACTCAGTGATCCACGCGGCGGCACCGGTCACCACGTTCCTGGTCGGCTACGCGGCCGGACTCGACGCCGGGACGGGCAGCGCCGGCTCCAAGGAGTCCTCCAGCGCGTCTGTCGCCAAAGCCGCCGGCATCGCGTTCCAGCTCTGCGAAGACGGACACGACGGCGGTCCGGCCAGCAAGGGATGGGCCGATACCGCTCAGTAA
- a CDS encoding TerC family protein translates to MEVPAFVWTLTVTGILGLLAFDFLFHVRKAHTPSLKESALWSSVYVGIALLFGLGVLVFGGPTMGAEYFAGYVTEEALSVDNLFVFLIILAGFRVPRAYQQKVLLFGIVVSLIARTGFIFLGAALINSFAWVFYLFGLILLITAGNLLKPDNHDEESEGLVVRLAKRLLPTSQHYDGDKLSTVENGKRVLTPMLLVMVAIGGTDLLFALDSIPAIFGLTQNVFIVFTATAFSLMGLRQLFFLIDGLLDRLIFLSYGLAAILGFIGVKLILHALHENTLPFINDGQHVNVVEVSTGASLAAILAVLAVTILASVFSPKGKAKNAVSSARRHAIEYLDLNYETDMAERDKIFARMCREEDQIRKLPEKYKRLIRNETEFVNLLRSAHTEHDKAQVRAAQG, encoded by the coding sequence GTGGAAGTACCGGCTTTTGTCTGGACCCTGACCGTGACTGGAATTCTGGGCCTCCTGGCCTTCGACTTCCTGTTCCATGTGCGCAAGGCCCACACTCCTTCGCTCAAGGAATCAGCGCTGTGGTCCTCGGTCTACGTCGGGATCGCGCTCCTCTTCGGACTGGGCGTGCTGGTGTTCGGCGGGCCCACCATGGGTGCGGAGTACTTCGCCGGGTACGTCACGGAGGAGGCCCTGTCCGTGGACAACCTCTTTGTCTTCCTGATCATCCTGGCCGGCTTCCGGGTACCCCGGGCCTACCAGCAGAAGGTGCTGCTCTTCGGCATCGTCGTCTCCCTCATCGCCCGGACCGGGTTCATCTTCCTGGGCGCCGCGCTGATCAACAGCTTCGCATGGGTGTTCTACCTGTTCGGACTCATCCTGCTGATCACTGCCGGGAACCTGCTCAAGCCTGACAACCACGACGAGGAGTCCGAAGGCCTGGTGGTCCGGCTCGCCAAACGCCTGCTGCCGACGTCCCAGCATTACGACGGCGACAAGCTGTCCACAGTGGAAAACGGCAAACGCGTCCTCACCCCTATGCTTTTGGTGATGGTGGCCATCGGCGGTACCGATCTCCTGTTCGCACTCGATTCCATCCCCGCCATCTTCGGCCTGACGCAGAATGTCTTCATTGTCTTCACCGCCACGGCCTTCTCGCTGATGGGCCTGCGTCAGCTGTTCTTCCTGATCGACGGGCTCCTGGACCGCCTGATCTTCCTCTCCTACGGGCTCGCCGCCATCCTGGGCTTCATTGGAGTGAAGCTCATCCTGCACGCACTGCACGAGAACACGCTGCCCTTCATCAACGACGGCCAACACGTGAACGTGGTGGAGGTCAGCACAGGAGCGTCCCTGGCCGCGATCCTGGCTGTCCTGGCGGTCACCATCCTGGCCTCCGTCTTCAGCCCGAAGGGCAAGGCCAAGAACGCTGTATCCAGCGCCAGGCGGCACGCCATCGAGTACCTGGACCTCAACTACGAAACGGACATGGCCGAGCGGGACAAGATCTTCGCCAGGATGTGCCGGGAAGAGGATCAGATCCGCAAGCTCCCGGAGAAGTACAAGAGGCTCATCCGCAACGAGACGGAATTCGTGAACCTGCTGCGCAGCGCCCACACCGAGCATGACAAAGCCCAGGTGCGGGCGGCGCAGGGCTAG